The window TACCATGCATCACACTGATTTGAAGCTCCGGTTAACAATATGTCTTTTATGTTATCTTTGTGTGTGCTTTCTCTTCAGCAGAAATGTGGAAGTTTCTTTCTGCATATTTTACCTACTTGAACTGAAGTCTGATTCTGTTATCTGATGTACATGCTTGACTAAGTTATCTATCTTGTATTCactaccaaaaataaaatagaattaaCTACCAACTTCGTCGCTGATCTGTCGCTAAATCGTTCGTAACTAATAGAATTTCTTAATAATCGGTCACTAATCCGTTGCTAAATAGAATCAGCAACGGAGTTTTGTGTTTATCTGTCGCTAATTCCTGTTTTTTTTAAGTAGTGATTGTTGCCACTAACTCACTTGTCAATTCGCCACATAGTACTTTCTGTCTTACCAATTTTAGCCTTTTACACAACTAGATTCTTCACATTCTAATTAACAAACATATTTGTTTTAGCAAGATTTGATAATTTCACGCTCGTAAGATAAAGCGATGTTTTAATATAATGTGCAGATGCTAAGTTCAAGTTTGATTCTCTATGCTTTGAGACGCAGGAGAATTATATCTTTCACAGTTCGGGATTCACATACTGTGGTTAAGCACACGACAAACCTTGTACCATTTAAGACAGTACTTCATTGTACTCCTGTCGCATTATCATATTTGCTTTACATGGTAAGTATTAATTCTCCTAGTTGATCTTCTTAATGTGTAGTGTTTCTTCTtagttttcagttgtttcttaAGTAAAATCTGCAATTTTTTGTTTTCGCTGGCAGCTGGTGTCTATGGAATCTATTCGTGGAATTAGTGTTCCTATGTATACCACTTTGAGACGAACAACTGTTTTTTTCACAATGTTAGCAGAGTATTTTTTGACAGGGAAAAAACATTCATCGTATGTTGTTACATGGTGAGAAATCATTCTAGCTATAGCTTCCTTTTTCATATATATACACAGATATAAAGAAATGTACCTAGTTATTACATAGTATTTTAATTTGGTGTCTTTATGAAAACACTTACAAGGGTCTCATCAGTGTAGGAATTATCATACTTGGCGCGTTTGTTGCTGGAGCTCGAGACCTGTCATTTGACTACTACAGTTATACTATCGTTCTCGTCTCCAACATAACTACAGCAGTATACTTGGCTTGTATAGCTAACATTGGTATCTTTACTTTTTTGCTTTATTTCTTCTGCGATGTCTCTTTATGAATTTCATCGACAACTTTTTTTATATGTTCCCAATTCTCTAATTTAGGAGAATCCAGTGGCCTTAACAGCTTTGGCCTGATGTGGTGTAATGGTAAGAAAATGCTACCATTATATTGACTCTGTGTATATCGGATCGATAAGGACATCAATCTGCCTGATTTGACAATGTGAGACTCTCTGCAGGTATAATATGTACACCAATTTTGCTACTTTGGACAGCATTCAGTGGCGACTTAGAAGCTACGATAAATTTTCCATATTTGTATACTGCTGGCTTTCAGGTACTTAGTTTATAAAAATCTCTCTTTAATAGTTCTTCTGGCTAATGTCTTGTTTCTGATCTAGCTTTAACGTAGATACTTCAGGATGTACTCGTCTTTGCTGTTCGTAATTCTTCTTGATAAAATGTCTATTGACTAATGTAACTAAAATTTGATCTAAAATAAACACTAAAAAAAGGTCTGCCCGGTGCACAAGGCAACCCGCGTTCACGCAGGTCCGGAAAAGAGCCGCACCCAAATGCTAAATTCATCTGTCAAGTGTATCATCCTTTACTTGGAAAACATGCACTTTACTGCTACTACAGTTGTAAACATTACTAGTTGTTCTAAATGTTGCTGCTGTCACTCTGTTCTAATTTAACTTACATTTTTTCTTCTGTCTGTCTCTCCCTTTAATCTTAACGAACAAATACGCCCTGCATATGCGGTTATGGTGTTCTCACTTTCATGAAATACTTGTAGTTACGCCATTGGCAAAAGGAAAATGTggtaaaaaaatattgaaaatcttGTTTACTGGTGATACTTGTCTTCATTTTaaggaaaataatatatatatatatatatatatatatatatatatatatatatatatatatataggagatAAGAAGACAACAAGAGGGGGCTCCCTCAAGAGAGAGGAACAGGTAAAGAAATGTTGGTTGACGTAGTTAGCTCTATAAATAAAGGTAATTTTGTTGAGAACCAACTAGTTAATTAGTTCCAAGTATAGGCATATAATATATTGGATATTAGCCACTTCCTTAGTCTTGTTTGAGAAGTTCTATAGAGAAGCTAccttgaagaaagaaaatcacaggAAGAAAGATTTGGTAGTAACTTCCAAGAGGATTTAAATCACATGAAGAGAGATTTGCTAGTTACTTTCAAGAGGAATTAACATCACATTATCATGAATTATGAACATAACTTCATTGTCTATACCTATGTGAGGATAGATCTAGCACTAGGATTGTTTGAATCCAGGGGCAGAGCGATCGAGAACACTAGTTACGGATTCGGTTGAAACCAACAGCTTTTGTCCAAACTCTGCGTTTGTCataagaaattcattaaatatgtacaaataggGGGTCA is drawn from Nicotiana tabacum cultivar K326 chromosome 9, ASM71507v2, whole genome shotgun sequence and contains these coding sequences:
- the LOC107785443 gene encoding UDP-N-acetylglucosamine transporter UGNT1-like codes for the protein MVSMESSKSTEPQNLPVFGKRSPTAMTNKGVYVAISYMACAVLLVMFNKAALSSYKFPCANVITLFQMLSSSLILYALRRRRIISFTVRDSHTVVKHTTNLVPFKTVLHCTPVALSYLLYMLVSMESIRGISVPMYTTLRRTTVFFTMLAEYFLTGKKHSSYVVTCVGIIILGAFVAGARDLSFDYYSYTIVLVSNITTAVYLACIANIGESSGLNSFGLMWCNGIICTPILLLWTAFSGDLEATINFPYLYTAGFQAVIFLSCVLAFLLNYCVFLNTTINSALTQTVCGNLKDFFTVGFGWIVFRELPFDLLNVVGQCVGFLGSGLYAYCKLKGI